From a region of the Stenotrophomonas sp. BIO128-Bstrain genome:
- the cyoE gene encoding heme o synthase — translation MASYRQYWDLTKPKVVALIVFTALVGMFLAIPGLPTAQQALDGALGFLGIWLAASAAAAINQLLDARIDAQMARTSWRPLVVGKVKPWQVLVFAGLLIALSMTILVVWVNVITAVLTFASLIGYAVIYTVYLKRATSQNIVIGGLAGATPPMLGWAAITGMQGPWDWAYASLLVLIIFIWTPPHFWALAIFRREDYAKAEIPMLPVTHGVAYTRKSIMVYSIALAIVSILPVVFGMSGVFYLGGAIVLNAVFLWYAWRMLNPPDEIFSMKMFGYSIVYLMALFAFLMVDHWMLPWLQ, via the coding sequence ATGGCCAGCTATCGTCAGTACTGGGATCTGACCAAGCCCAAGGTCGTCGCCCTGATCGTGTTCACCGCGCTGGTGGGCATGTTCCTGGCCATCCCCGGGCTGCCGACCGCGCAGCAGGCGCTGGACGGCGCGCTCGGCTTCCTTGGCATCTGGCTGGCGGCCTCGGCCGCCGCGGCGATCAACCAGCTGCTGGACGCGCGCATCGATGCACAGATGGCGCGCACCTCGTGGCGCCCACTGGTGGTGGGCAAGGTCAAGCCGTGGCAGGTGCTGGTGTTCGCCGGCCTGCTGATCGCGCTGTCGATGACGATCCTGGTGGTCTGGGTCAACGTCATCACCGCGGTGCTGACCTTTGCCTCGCTGATCGGGTACGCGGTGATCTACACCGTGTACCTCAAGCGCGCGACCTCGCAGAACATCGTCATCGGTGGCCTTGCCGGCGCTACCCCGCCGATGCTCGGCTGGGCCGCGATCACCGGCATGCAGGGCCCGTGGGACTGGGCCTACGCATCGCTGCTGGTGCTGATCATCTTCATCTGGACTCCACCGCACTTCTGGGCGCTGGCGATCTTCCGTCGCGAGGATTACGCCAAGGCGGAGATCCCGATGCTGCCGGTGACCCATGGCGTGGCGTACACCCGCAAGTCGATCATGGTCTATTCGATCGCCCTGGCCATCGTCAGCATCCTGCCGGTCGTGTTCGGCATGAGCGGCGTGTTCTACCTGGGCGGTGCGATCGTGCTCAACGCGGTCTTCCTCTGGTACGCCTGGCGCATGCTGAATCCGCCGGATGAGATCTTCTCGATGAAGATGTTCGGCTACTCCATCGTCTACCTGATGGCGCTGTTCGCCTTCCTCATGGTGGACCACTGGATGCTGCCCTGGTTGCAGTAA
- a CDS encoding twin transmembrane helix small protein: protein MNDSLKTLLVIAFLIVIVWNLGAGLYYLLVDRGQTKRTVNALTRRIAVSVALIVLVVIGIYSGWIKPHGIGG from the coding sequence ATGAATGATTCGTTGAAGACCCTGCTGGTAATCGCGTTTCTGATCGTCATCGTCTGGAATCTGGGCGCCGGGCTGTATTACCTGCTGGTCGATCGCGGCCAGACCAAGCGCACCGTCAATGCCCTAACCCGCCGCATCGCGGTGTCGGTGGCGCTGATCGTGCTGGTGGTCATCGGCATCTACAGCGGTTGGATCAAGCCCCACGGCATCGGCGGCTGA
- a CDS encoding cytochrome c oxidase subunit 3 codes for MAQQSPDANVYFVPTHSKWPFIGSIAMMVTMVGVASWLNDSSWGKWTFYAGIAMLVLTLFWWFSDVVRESQAGSYNRQVDGSFRMGMVWFIFSEVMFFGAFFGALFYTRNLGLPWLGGAGDGVMTNELLWDGYSAAWPTNGPGAIGGHFQTIPAWGLPLINTLILLTSGVTLTIAHHALKAGHRRQLLVWLGITVLLGLGFLTLQAEEYIHAYKELNLTLGSGIYGSTFFMLTGFHGVHVLLGTIMLAVMWLRSSKGHFTRDNHFGFEAAAWYWHFVDVVWLMLFLFVYVL; via the coding sequence ATGGCCCAGCAAAGCCCCGATGCGAACGTGTACTTCGTGCCCACGCACAGCAAATGGCCGTTCATCGGTTCCATCGCGATGATGGTGACCATGGTCGGCGTGGCCAGCTGGCTCAATGATTCCAGCTGGGGCAAGTGGACCTTCTACGCGGGCATCGCGATGCTGGTGCTGACCCTGTTCTGGTGGTTCAGCGACGTGGTGCGCGAATCGCAGGCTGGCAGCTACAACCGCCAGGTCGACGGCTCGTTCCGGATGGGAATGGTGTGGTTCATCTTCTCGGAAGTGATGTTCTTCGGCGCATTTTTCGGCGCGCTGTTCTATACCCGCAACCTGGGCCTGCCGTGGCTGGGCGGCGCGGGCGACGGCGTGATGACCAACGAGCTGCTGTGGGATGGCTACTCGGCGGCGTGGCCCACCAACGGCCCCGGGGCCATCGGCGGGCATTTCCAGACCATTCCGGCCTGGGGCCTGCCGCTGATCAACACGCTGATCCTGCTTACCTCCGGTGTCACCCTGACCATCGCGCACCACGCGCTCAAGGCCGGGCATCGGCGCCAGCTGCTGGTCTGGCTGGGCATCACCGTGCTGCTCGGCCTGGGCTTCCTCACCCTGCAGGCGGAGGAGTACATCCACGCCTACAAGGAACTCAATCTCACGTTGGGCTCGGGCATCTACGGCTCGACGTTCTTCATGCTCACCGGCTTCCACGGCGTGCACGTGCTGCTCGGCACGATCATGTTGGCCGTGATGTGGCTGCGTTCCTCGAAGGGGCATTTCACCCGCGACAACCATTTCGGTTTCGAAGCCGCCGCGTGGTACTGGCACTTCGTCGACGTGGTGTGGCTGATGCTGTTCCTGTTCGTCTACGTGCTGTAG
- a CDS encoding COX15/CtaA family protein, which translates to MSLSARPVLHRNFHRLAWFALIMTASTIMFGSFVRLSDAGLSCPDWPTCYGRVTWPQHAEEVIGHEAAKIRPLETHKAWREQVHRFLAGALGIEILTLALLATRRRRWGSTAVITACVLVATGIPLYMMGMHVPASIIALIGEAILLIAALRWTNIDLARAALLTLAVVIFQALLGMWTVTWLLKPIVVMGHLLGGMLMFGLLVWMAWRATHMPITLAEAPKLKWLIRAGVAVLVAQIALGGWVSANYAALACGGGSASLDNFPRCVSQWWPPHDFKEGFTLWRGIGVDYEGGVLDGASRIAIQMAHRMMAIVVAVYLLWLSVRLFRLPSMRGWASALGLLVVLQITLGILNVKLAVPLEVAVAHSGGAVALLFVLVTLLARLRAPDAEGGKASAASPAVQAG; encoded by the coding sequence ATGAGCCTCTCCGCACGCCCGGTGCTGCACCGCAATTTCCACCGTCTGGCGTGGTTTGCACTGATCATGACGGCCAGCACGATCATGTTCGGCTCGTTCGTGCGCTTGTCCGATGCGGGCCTGAGCTGCCCGGACTGGCCGACCTGCTATGGCCGTGTCACCTGGCCGCAGCACGCCGAGGAAGTGATCGGCCACGAGGCCGCCAAGATTCGCCCGCTGGAAACGCACAAGGCGTGGCGCGAACAGGTGCACCGCTTCCTGGCCGGCGCACTCGGTATCGAGATCCTCACCCTGGCGCTGCTGGCTACGCGCCGCCGTCGCTGGGGCAGCACTGCGGTCATCACCGCCTGTGTGCTGGTGGCGACCGGCATACCGCTGTACATGATGGGCATGCATGTTCCCGCGAGCATCATCGCCTTGATCGGCGAAGCGATCCTGCTGATCGCCGCGTTGCGCTGGACCAATATCGACCTGGCCCGCGCCGCGTTGCTGACGCTGGCGGTCGTCATCTTCCAGGCGCTGCTCGGCATGTGGACGGTCACCTGGCTGCTCAAGCCGATCGTGGTGATGGGCCATCTGCTTGGCGGCATGCTGATGTTCGGTCTGCTGGTGTGGATGGCGTGGCGCGCCACGCACATGCCGATCACCCTGGCCGAAGCGCCCAAGCTGAAATGGCTGATCCGTGCCGGCGTGGCCGTGCTGGTCGCGCAGATCGCCCTCGGCGGCTGGGTCAGTGCCAACTACGCCGCACTCGCCTGCGGTGGCGGCAGCGCCTCGCTGGACAACTTCCCGCGCTGCGTCAGCCAGTGGTGGCCGCCGCATGACTTCAAGGAAGGCTTCACCCTGTGGCGCGGCATCGGCGTGGATTACGAAGGGGGCGTGCTGGATGGCGCCTCGCGCATCGCGATCCAGATGGCACACCGGATGATGGCGATCGTGGTGGCCGTGTACCTGCTGTGGCTCTCGGTGCGCCTGTTCCGCCTGCCGAGCATGCGCGGCTGGGCGAGCGCACTGGGCCTGCTGGTGGTGCTGCAGATCACCCTGGGCATCCTCAACGTGAAGCTGGCGGTGCCGCTGGAAGTGGCCGTCGCGCACAGCGGTGGCGCGGTGGCGCTGCTGTTCGTGCTGGTGACGCTGCTGGCGCGCCTGCGCGCGCCGGATGCCGAGGGCGGCAAGGCCAGCGCTGCTTCCCCTGCCGTGCAGGCGGGCTGA
- a CDS encoding bile acid:sodium symporter family protein — protein MTRWWSRLRPDNFTLALLCTVLLASFLPMHGAAAMVLDDVTDVAIAALFFLHGARLPRESIVAGLLHWRLHLTILACTFVMFPLLGLMFKPLDGWLLTPELYIGVLFLCALPSTVQSSIAFTSIARGNVPAAVCSASLSSILGVFLTPLLLALLAGTEGGMHNPGQAIVSIMLQLLVPFVAGHLLRPWIARWVEKQRALLRYTDQGTILLVVYSAFGEAVSEGLWSKTPLLSLLSVAVVAAVLLGIAMPLIRFIARRLGFNREDEITILFCGSKKSLATGVPIAKVLFAGGSLGAIVLPIMIYHQIQLIVCAMIAQRYARDPVEPTPVTRQD, from the coding sequence ATGACCCGCTGGTGGTCGCGCCTGCGACCGGACAACTTCACCCTCGCCCTGCTCTGCACCGTGCTGCTGGCGTCCTTCCTGCCGATGCACGGCGCCGCCGCGATGGTCCTGGACGATGTCACCGATGTCGCCATCGCCGCACTGTTCTTCCTGCACGGCGCACGCCTGCCGCGTGAGTCGATCGTCGCCGGCCTGCTGCACTGGCGCCTGCACCTGACCATCCTGGCCTGTACCTTCGTGATGTTCCCGTTGCTGGGGCTGATGTTCAAACCGCTGGATGGCTGGCTGCTCACCCCCGAGCTGTACATCGGCGTGCTGTTCCTGTGCGCGCTGCCGTCCACCGTGCAGTCCTCGATCGCGTTCACCTCGATCGCCCGTGGCAACGTCCCGGCGGCCGTGTGCAGCGCCTCGCTGTCGAGCATTCTCGGCGTGTTCCTGACCCCGCTGCTGCTGGCCCTGCTGGCCGGCACCGAAGGCGGCATGCACAACCCCGGCCAGGCCATCGTCAGCATCATGCTGCAGCTGCTGGTGCCGTTCGTGGCCGGCCACCTGCTGCGGCCCTGGATCGCCCGCTGGGTCGAAAAGCAGCGCGCCCTGCTGCGCTACACCGACCAGGGCACGATCCTGCTGGTGGTCTACTCCGCCTTCGGCGAAGCGGTGAGCGAAGGGCTGTGGAGCAAGACGCCGCTGCTGTCGCTGCTCAGTGTGGCCGTGGTGGCAGCAGTGCTGCTCGGCATCGCGATGCCGCTGATCCGCTTCATCGCGCGCCGGTTGGGCTTCAACCGCGAGGATGAAATCACCATCCTGTTCTGCGGCTCCAAGAAGAGCCTGGCCACCGGCGTGCCCATCGCCAAGGTGCTGTTCGCCGGGGGCAGCCTCGGTGCGATCGTGCTGCCGATCATGATCTACCACCAGATCCAGCTGATCGTCTGCGCGATGATCGCGCAGCGGTATGCGCGTGATCCAGTGGAACCGACGCCCGTCACCCGGCAGGACTGA
- a CDS encoding YihY/virulence factor BrkB family protein — protein MHQPSPSLSKVRKHMARLEKSFPAVLVRRFIDADVMTQAAALAFYALLSMAPLLVLLLWLTASLYPPAQQALLGQINDVAGTSAASVAETVLSNANNQPDIGTLAGVWSTLLLFIGATAVFAQLQNALNLIFNTSGERLDGIVAWLRKRVFSFGVVLALGFLLILSMTATTMLQVVFAHLPSVLPAIGYLTSLALYTVGFAFLYHYLPDRRVAWRQAFIGGAITSALFALGRYGIGLYIATVAPGSAYGSMGALVISLVWIYYATVVFFVGALMTSVIDERLRAHAVLAQAGVAPPKPGETAGS, from the coding sequence ATGCACCAACCGAGCCCCTCCCTGTCCAAGGTCCGCAAGCACATGGCGCGGCTGGAGAAGAGCTTTCCCGCCGTACTGGTGCGCCGTTTCATCGATGCGGACGTGATGACCCAGGCCGCCGCGCTGGCCTTCTATGCCCTGCTCTCGATGGCGCCGCTGCTGGTCCTGCTGCTGTGGCTGACGGCCTCGCTGTATCCCCCGGCGCAGCAGGCGCTGCTGGGCCAGATCAACGATGTGGCCGGCACCAGTGCCGCCTCGGTGGCCGAAACCGTCCTCAGCAACGCCAACAACCAGCCGGACATCGGCACGCTGGCGGGGGTCTGGAGCACCTTGTTGCTGTTCATCGGTGCCACGGCGGTGTTCGCCCAGCTTCAGAACGCCCTGAACCTGATCTTCAACACCAGCGGCGAGCGCCTGGATGGGATCGTGGCGTGGCTGCGCAAGCGCGTGTTCTCCTTCGGCGTGGTCCTGGCGCTGGGCTTCCTGCTGATCCTGTCGATGACCGCCACCACCATGCTGCAGGTAGTCTTCGCGCACCTGCCCTCGGTCCTGCCGGCGATCGGCTATCTCACCAGCCTGGCGCTGTACACGGTGGGCTTCGCCTTCCTCTACCACTACCTGCCCGACCGCCGCGTGGCGTGGCGACAGGCCTTCATCGGCGGTGCGATCACCTCGGCGTTGTTCGCGCTGGGCCGTTATGGCATCGGCCTGTACATCGCCACCGTCGCACCGGGCAGCGCGTATGGCTCGATGGGCGCCCTGGTGATCTCGCTGGTGTGGATCTACTACGCCACCGTGGTGTTCTTCGTTGGTGCACTGATGACCTCGGTGATCGATGAGCGCCTGCGCGCCCATGCCGTCCTCGCCCAGGCCGGTGTCGCGCCGCCGAAACCGGGCGAAACGGCCGGCAGCTAG
- a CDS encoding GatB/YqeY domain-containing protein — MSLKQQLTDDMKAAMKAGEKHRLGVIRLMNAAIKQREVDERIELDDAAVLAVLEKMVKQRKDSVTQFEAAGREDLAVIEREEIVVIDQYLPAKLGEAEIVAAIQAAIAETGATTPADIGKLMGALKPRLAGQADMGLVSKLVKQQLAG; from the coding sequence ATGAGCCTGAAGCAGCAGCTCACCGATGACATGAAGGCCGCCATGAAGGCCGGCGAGAAGCACCGCCTGGGCGTGATCCGCCTGATGAACGCCGCGATCAAGCAGCGCGAAGTCGATGAGCGCATCGAGCTGGACGACGCCGCCGTGCTCGCCGTGCTGGAAAAGATGGTCAAGCAGCGCAAGGACTCGGTCACCCAGTTCGAGGCCGCCGGTCGCGAAGACCTGGCCGTGATCGAGCGCGAGGAAATCGTGGTCATCGACCAGTACCTGCCGGCCAAGCTGGGCGAAGCCGAGATCGTGGCCGCCATCCAGGCCGCCATCGCCGAAACCGGCGCGACCACCCCGGCCGACATCGGCAAGCTGATGGGCGCGCTCAAGCCGCGCCTGGCCGGCCAGGCCGACATGGGCCTGGTGTCCAAGCTGGTCAAGCAGCAGCTGGCCGGCTGA
- a CDS encoding calcium-binding protein: protein MKRWRWMAGWVIGMALGAANAAPAPVARVEDTAAQIIQHAGDARLIVLGEYHGTAETPRLVADLVERYSRDNAAVRLGLEMPMSENVALARYLRSNGDPDAREALRTTPFWSVKDNQHDGRRSRDMLDLIESIRSLRAQGRNVGVAGYDVESGASNGNQARDAAMATHLHQQFNALPPGARLLVLTGNVHAMRSPPADAPPEMQQRTMASHLLDLPLYSVRLEALRGHFWACVQPCRALPLIERAPRDPEVSTDQDRQYDLVVFLPGLSVGTLTAR from the coding sequence ATGAAGCGATGGCGTTGGATGGCAGGGTGGGTGATCGGGATGGCGTTGGGTGCGGCGAATGCGGCACCGGCACCGGTAGCGCGAGTGGAGGACACGGCTGCGCAGATCATCCAGCATGCAGGCGATGCGCGCCTGATCGTACTCGGCGAATACCACGGCACCGCTGAAACGCCGCGGCTCGTGGCCGATCTGGTGGAGCGCTACAGCCGCGACAACGCCGCGGTTCGGCTGGGACTGGAGATGCCGATGAGCGAGAACGTCGCGCTCGCGCGCTACCTGCGCTCCAACGGTGATCCTGATGCGCGTGAAGCACTGCGGACCACCCCGTTCTGGTCCGTCAAGGATAACCAGCATGACGGACGGCGAAGCCGGGACATGCTCGACCTGATCGAATCCATTCGATCGCTGCGCGCGCAGGGACGCAATGTGGGCGTCGCCGGCTATGACGTGGAGAGCGGAGCGTCCAACGGCAACCAGGCGCGCGACGCCGCCATGGCCACGCATCTGCACCAGCAGTTCAACGCGCTGCCGCCCGGCGCCCGGTTGCTGGTGCTGACCGGCAACGTGCATGCGATGCGCAGCCCGCCCGCAGATGCGCCACCGGAGATGCAGCAGCGCACGATGGCCTCCCACCTGCTGGATCTGCCGCTGTACAGCGTGCGCCTGGAGGCGTTGCGCGGTCATTTCTGGGCCTGCGTGCAGCCTTGCCGCGCGCTGCCGCTGATCGAGCGCGCACCACGTGATCCCGAAGTCAGTACTGACCAGGATCGGCAGTACGATCTGGTGGTGTTCCTGCCCGGACTCAGCGTCGGCACGCTGACGGCGCGCTAG
- a CDS encoding sulfur transferase domain-containing protein, with protein sequence MAALFAPCLPTWAAELPFAQPRPQLYTAGQPSAAELQQAAAAGITTVIDLRQPDEARGFDETAAAERLGLRYVRIPVAGAAGLTDANAQALRTALAQSQGPVLLHCASGNRAGALLAVLEARDGASVDQALQFGREAGMTSLEAPTRVLLEQDAAR encoded by the coding sequence ATGGCCGCGCTGTTCGCACCGTGCCTGCCCACCTGGGCGGCGGAACTGCCATTCGCACAGCCACGGCCGCAGCTGTACACCGCCGGGCAACCCAGCGCTGCCGAGCTGCAGCAGGCGGCCGCGGCCGGGATCACCACCGTGATCGACCTGCGCCAGCCCGACGAGGCGCGTGGCTTTGATGAAACCGCCGCGGCCGAGCGCCTGGGCCTGCGTTATGTGCGCATTCCCGTTGCGGGTGCCGCCGGCCTGACCGACGCCAACGCGCAGGCGCTGCGTACCGCCCTGGCGCAGAGCCAGGGCCCGGTGCTGCTGCACTGCGCCTCCGGCAACCGCGCCGGTGCATTGCTGGCCGTGCTGGAGGCGCGTGACGGTGCCTCGGTGGACCAGGCCCTGCAGTTCGGCCGCGAGGCCGGCATGACCTCGCTGGAAGCGCCGACCCGTGTCCTGCTGGAGCAGGACGCCGCGCGTTGA
- the dnaG gene encoding DNA primase — protein sequence MARIPDAFIDDLLARSDIVEVVGSRVPLKRQGKEYAARCPFHDERSASFTVSPTKQFYHCFGCGAHGTAISFLMNYDRLEFLDAVDELAKRVGMEVPRDTQPRTAQQQDDSRDLYSALDAATRFFQTALKGSDKARAYLDQRGVDEENRERFAIGYAPDGYSALKDALGKDERRMKLLDRAGLFSKNDRGHVYDKFRDRVMFPIFDRRGRVIAYGGRVMEKDDGPKYLNSPETALFHKGRELYGLWQVRQANQKIERLIVVEGYMDVVSLFQFGVTQAVATLGTATTPDHAELLFRNAPDVFFCFDGDAAGRRAGWRALESVLPRMKDGRQAFFLFLPDGEDPDTIVRKEGREGFDARLQQATPLSQFFFDELTREVNMGTLDGKARLAERAKPMLAQIPDGAFGDLMKQQLTTLTGLGAKPSASAAPSRPPQRAVAPAQRRSLVRAAIAILLQQPSLAMTLEGHHFTGLRLPGIELLTELLTLVEQRPDISTGALLEHFDGREEQDALHKLAAQTLPGDEAMWTQELHDAVAQLEKQLLMQRLDELQAKQSQQGLDDTDKYELRELLKARSTLRF from the coding sequence ATGGCCCGTATCCCCGACGCATTCATCGACGACCTGCTGGCCCGCTCCGACATTGTCGAGGTGGTGGGCAGCCGCGTGCCGTTGAAGCGCCAGGGCAAGGAATACGCCGCGCGGTGCCCGTTCCATGACGAGCGCTCGGCCTCGTTCACGGTCTCGCCGACCAAACAGTTCTATCACTGCTTCGGCTGCGGCGCGCATGGCACGGCGATCAGCTTCCTGATGAATTACGACCGCCTCGAGTTTCTCGACGCGGTCGATGAGCTGGCCAAGCGCGTGGGCATGGAAGTGCCGCGCGATACCCAGCCGCGCACCGCCCAGCAGCAGGACGACAGCCGCGATCTGTACTCGGCCCTGGATGCGGCCACGCGCTTCTTCCAGACCGCGCTGAAGGGCAGCGACAAGGCGCGCGCCTACCTGGACCAGCGCGGTGTCGATGAAGAAAACCGTGAGCGCTTCGCCATCGGGTACGCACCGGACGGCTACAGCGCGTTGAAGGATGCACTGGGCAAGGACGAGCGCCGGATGAAGCTGCTCGACCGCGCCGGCCTGTTCTCCAAGAACGACCGCGGCCACGTCTACGACAAGTTCCGCGACCGCGTCATGTTCCCGATCTTCGACCGCCGTGGCCGCGTGATCGCCTACGGCGGCCGCGTGATGGAGAAGGACGACGGCCCGAAGTACCTCAACTCGCCCGAGACCGCGCTGTTCCACAAGGGCCGCGAGCTGTACGGCCTGTGGCAGGTACGCCAGGCCAACCAGAAGATCGAGCGGCTGATCGTCGTCGAGGGCTACATGGACGTGGTCTCGCTGTTCCAGTTCGGGGTTACCCAGGCAGTGGCCACGCTGGGCACGGCGACCACGCCGGACCACGCCGAGCTGCTGTTCCGCAACGCGCCGGACGTGTTCTTCTGCTTCGATGGCGATGCCGCCGGCCGTCGCGCCGGCTGGCGTGCGCTGGAGTCGGTGCTGCCGCGCATGAAGGACGGCCGCCAGGCATTCTTCCTGTTCCTGCCCGACGGCGAGGACCCGGACACGATCGTGCGCAAGGAAGGCCGCGAGGGCTTCGATGCACGCCTGCAGCAGGCCACGCCGCTGTCGCAGTTCTTCTTCGATGAGCTCACCCGTGAGGTCAACATGGGCACGCTCGACGGCAAGGCACGCCTGGCCGAACGGGCCAAGCCGATGCTGGCGCAGATTCCCGATGGCGCCTTCGGCGACCTGATGAAGCAGCAGCTGACCACGCTGACCGGCCTGGGTGCCAAGCCCAGCGCATCCGCGGCTCCTTCGCGGCCGCCACAGCGCGCGGTCGCACCGGCACAGCGCCGCAGCCTGGTGCGCGCGGCCATCGCGATCCTGCTGCAGCAGCCCTCGCTGGCGATGACCCTGGAAGGCCACCACTTCACCGGCCTGCGCCTGCCCGGCATCGAACTGCTGACCGAACTGCTGACCCTGGTCGAGCAGCGCCCGGACATCAGCACCGGCGCGCTGCTGGAGCACTTCGACGGGCGCGAGGAACAGGACGCGCTGCACAAACTGGCCGCACAGACCCTGCCCGGCGACGAGGCGATGTGGACCCAGGAACTGCATGACGCCGTGGCCCAGCTGGAGAAACAGCTGCTGATGCAACGTCTGGATGAGCTTCAGGCAAAGCAGAGCCAGCAGGGTCTGGACGATACTGACAAGTACGAGCTGCGCGAACTGCTCAAGGCGCGCAGCACCCTCCGCTTCTGA
- a CDS encoding cytochrome c oxidase assembly protein — protein MSDPRPAPPARHAGLPRLIGVALAVFVLTFSLVPLYRIACEKVFGVRLERGPGAAAGTAAATGKRTVRVEFDGGVNSKLPWAFHPEQLTMDVVPGELNEALYYARNDSDRALVGSAVPSVAPAKASGYFSKTECFCFTAQTLQAGEKRDMPVRFIVDPDLPANITTITLSYTFYKNDALSAQLAPASLPTGARAAP, from the coding sequence ATGAGCGATCCGCGCCCGGCTCCGCCCGCACGTCATGCGGGCCTGCCCCGACTGATCGGGGTGGCCCTGGCGGTGTTCGTGCTGACCTTCTCGCTGGTGCCGCTGTACCGCATCGCCTGCGAGAAGGTGTTCGGCGTGCGCCTGGAACGTGGCCCGGGCGCGGCGGCGGGTACGGCGGCCGCCACCGGCAAGCGCACGGTGCGGGTGGAGTTCGATGGCGGTGTGAATTCCAAGCTGCCGTGGGCGTTCCATCCCGAACAGCTGACGATGGACGTGGTGCCCGGCGAGCTCAACGAAGCGCTGTATTACGCGCGCAATGACAGCGATCGCGCGCTGGTCGGCAGCGCGGTGCCGTCGGTGGCCCCGGCCAAGGCGTCGGGCTACTTCAGCAAGACCGAGTGTTTCTGCTTCACCGCGCAGACGCTGCAGGCCGGTGAGAAACGCGACATGCCGGTGCGCTTCATCGTCGATCCCGACCTGCCGGCCAACATCACCACGATCACCCTGTCCTACACCTTCTACAAGAACGACGCTTTGTCCGCGCAGTTGGCCCCGGCCAGCCTGCCGACCGGCGCGCGTGCAGCTCCCTGA
- a CDS encoding SURF1 family protein, whose amino-acid sequence MMRKHTRLIGWIAAVLVILAFCQLGRWQLQRMHEKEALLAQQVPARAQSLTLRQALAAPPVLRWVEDRGRFLPGTLLLDNQTRDGRAGIKVYQPFQSDDGARVLIDLGWLPMPPDRVIPPITPHSGPTALSGLLAPPPATGLALGPALSPAPQPGVWLASRMPPEEMARALSLPPGSLGARVLRLDPALAGGYARDLELLPNTLPPSRHLGYAVQWFGLALTVLVVALVLEFRRHRRRRGTSRR is encoded by the coding sequence ATGATGCGCAAGCACACACGCCTGATCGGCTGGATCGCCGCGGTACTCGTCATCCTCGCGTTCTGCCAGCTCGGCCGCTGGCAACTGCAGCGCATGCATGAAAAAGAGGCGCTGCTGGCCCAGCAGGTGCCGGCGCGTGCGCAGTCACTCACCCTGCGCCAAGCGTTGGCGGCACCGCCGGTGCTGCGCTGGGTGGAGGACCGCGGCCGCTTCCTGCCGGGTACGCTGCTGCTCGACAACCAGACCCGCGATGGCCGGGCCGGGATCAAGGTCTACCAACCGTTCCAGAGTGATGACGGCGCACGGGTACTGATCGACCTGGGCTGGCTGCCGATGCCGCCGGATCGTGTGATCCCGCCGATCACCCCGCATAGCGGCCCCACGGCCCTCAGCGGCCTGCTGGCGCCGCCGCCGGCTACCGGCCTGGCGCTGGGCCCGGCGCTGTCGCCCGCGCCACAGCCGGGCGTATGGCTGGCCAGCCGGATGCCACCGGAAGAGATGGCGCGCGCGCTGTCGTTGCCGCCGGGCAGCCTTGGCGCGCGCGTGCTGCGGTTGGATCCGGCGCTGGCAGGCGGATATGCGCGGGATCTGGAGCTGCTGCCCAACACACTGCCGCCCAGTCGCCATCTGGGCTATGCCGTGCAATGGTTCGGGCTGGCGTTGACCGTGCTGGTGGTCGCGCTGGTCCTGGAATTCCGACGCCATCGCCGCCGGCGTGGCACTTCCCGGCGCTGA